The Carnobacterium divergens nucleotide sequence TAAGTTTACCTTCATTTATTAGTACAGATTCAGCGATTGTTTCAAATGTCATGGTTGCGATTATTGGAACAGCCATTGCCTTTGTCTTAGCATTAGTGTTAACGTTAATTTTAGGATTTGATGATGTTATCCCAACTGTTACTGCGGCTACAACTACTGCAACAACTGAAGGATTAAATAATGACACGGATCCATCAACCTATATTGAAAAAGAAGTAATTGAAAGTCCATTAACAGGACGTGCGGTTTTACTGAAAGATGTCGCGGACGAAGCATTTGCAAGTGGCGCATTAGGAAAAGGAATGGCAATTGAGCCAACAGTTGGTGAGTTAACTTCTCCTGTTACAGGTGTTGTGACCATTGTTTTCCCAACAGGACACGCTATTGGCATCACTTCTGATGATGGCACTGAAATTTTAATGCATATTGGGATGGATACGGTTCAAATGAATGGCGATGGGTTTACCACTCATGTCAAACAAGGAGAGCATGTAACGGTAGGTCAACCACTTGTTTCATTTGATATTGAAAAAATAAAAGCAGCTGGTTTTCCAGTAATTACACCAATTGTAGTGACAAACTCTGCAGACTTTTTAGATGTATTAACAACAGAAAAAACAGAACTGAAGGGGAAAGATTACTTGATGACGGTAGTCATTTAGTGAGGAAATAAGCGATGGTACCATCGCTTATTTTTTTTGGATTAGTCGCAATGGCATCATTTATTTAAAAAACATGTTAAAATAAATAAGAATACACACGATAAATGAAAATGTGACGATAAGGAGAATACCGTATGAATAAATTAAAAGAATCAAGACTCTTTTTTTGGACAATTGAATTATTGGCCTTTGCAACACTTATTTTTGTCAGCACTAAAATAGGATTTTTATTTGCACCAATTGGCACTTTTGTTTCAACTCTGTTTGCGCCAGTTTTAGTTGCAGGATTTTTATATTATATTATGAACCCTCTAATCCAACTTTTGGAGAAGCGTTTGAAAATAAAACGCATTTGGGGGATTTTATTAGTCTTTATTGTATTGATTGTCCTATTTGTTTTATTAGTCGTTAATTTGATTCCCAATTTATTAGAACAGTTAACGCAACTGATTCAAAATTTTCCAGCTATGATGAAAGAAGGGCAAAAGCAGTTTAATTTATTAGTGGAACGGCCAGAGCTTAAAAATATTGACCTTCAAAAATATTTAAATGAATTAAATTTATCGACTTCAAAATTTATCACGGGAGCATTTTCTGGCGTGACGGATAGCTTATTGTCGATTGTTGGAGTTGTTTCAAGTGTGACCATCGTAGTTATCACAGTTCCTATCGTTTTATTTTATATGTTTAAAGATGGAGCGAAATTTCCAAAAGCCGTTCAACGATTTGTTCCATTAAAATATAAAGAAGAAGTAGGCAGTCTCTTGACAGATGTGGATCGTACACTTTCTTCTTTTATTAGCGGACAAGCAATTGTTTGTTTATATGTTGCAGTTTGTACATCGTTAGGCTACTGGGCAATTGGTTTACCCTACGCATTATTGTTAGGTGTTATTGCTGGTGCGATGGATATTATTCCTTATTTAGGACCTTGGTTGGGTGTCACTCCTGCGATTTTAATCGCCTTTACTCGTTCACCTTTTGAAGCCTTACTTGTTGCAATTATTGTGATTGTGACGCAAATAGGGGAATCGAATATCGTTTATCCGTTGGTAATGGGGAAATCTCTTGATATGCATCCTTTGACCATTGTTTTTATCCTGTTAGTTGCGGGTAATTTAGCTGGTTTAATAGGAATGATTTTAGGAATCCCTTTGTATGCAGTATTAAAAATTGTGTTACATCATCTATATGGAATGATAGATGATCGTAGAGAGATTCCATTAAATCGAGAAGAAATCGATGAAGTTTAATCTTTAAACGAGAGGGGAAATAGTGTGTATAAAATTGGTGAATTTTCTAAATTATCTGCTATCAGTGTTCGAATGCTACGGCATTATAACCAATTAAATCTATTGAATCCACAAGTAATTGATACAGAATCGGGCTATCGTTATTACAGTAGTAAACAGCTTAAAAAGGTAAATAAAATTCAACGATTAAAAGAGCTAGGGTTTAGTTTATCAGAAATCAAAGAAATGCTTTCAACTGAAAATTCAATTCAAGAATATTTTGAAAAGCGAGAAAAAGAAGTAGAGAGTGAATTAGAAAAATTAGTGAATCAAAAGAAAATGCTTCAACGTTCAATCCATGACTTGAAGTACAAAAAAGAACCATTAAATTACCATGTCCAGTTGAAATATTTTCCAGAACAACAGGTAGTTTCACTAAAATCGAATTTGCCAAGTTATCAAGAAGAAGGAAAGCTATGGGGCCTTTTATACGAAGAACTTGCTAAAGAAAAAGTGAACCTACAACAACTGGGTCAGCACAAAGCTATTTTTCATGATAAGGAATACAAAGAAAAAGACGTCGATGTGGAAATTCAAGCAAGTTTTAAAGGAGAAATAACCCTTCACTCTAAAGTAGTTCAGATCAAAAAAGAACCAACTGTAAAGGCAGCAACTGTTGTAATGAATGGCAGTTACCATCAAGTTTCTTATGTAACGGAAAGCATTGCTTGTTGGATAGAGGATCATCAATATAAAATTGAAGGTAAGATGTTTACTATTTATCATGTATCACCAGCACAAGAAGAAGAGGTTGAAAAATGGGTGACAGAAATTTGTTTTCCAATTATTTAACTAAAATTGTTCAACTTTAGTTGGATGTAGAGACCTATAAAAAAGAAGTAAATCTATTTGTTAAAAATTAGATTTACTTTTTTTTAGTTGTACATAAAACTATACAAGAATATTCAATTTAAATGAGATCGCAATCACCAACTCTAAAGTTAGTAATGGGTATTGTTGAATTAGTTAGTTTTTTATAATTGTTATTTTTATTAGTATAATTTAAATTATTAGTTTTTTTATGCTTTTTTTTTCACAAAAACAACTATTTTAGTTAACTAATACACAGTTGAAATCTGTTTAAGGTTGTTTTTGAAGGGTTTTTTACATATTTTTTTTTGGTCTGAATAAAATGAAGAAAAATTGAATAAATAAGTTTTTTTTAGAAAACGCTATCGAAAACAGATTTTTTTATTCTTTGATGTTTTTTTATAGATAAGTGTTTTTATTTGATTTTATTTATAATTGTGTTATTTTTGATTTTAGTGAGAATTAAATCGTTTGGTTTAATCTTATTTTAATTTTAAGTGGTTCGTAATAGGGGGGCATAAAAAAACAGATTTAAAAGTACTGAAGTTTATGAAATGCTTTTTAGGATTAAATCTGCATATTGTTAAAAAGAGGGGGAGAGAAAATGAGCAGTCAAAAGAATCAATCAAAAAAATCAAAAACGAATAAGAAAGTTTTTCAAAAGGCAGTCATTGTTTCTGCAGCGTCAGTGTTACTAGCTTCACCCATTACTCCATTATTTCAAGATGGGCATTTTATTGGCTTCCAAGAACAAACAGCTCAAGCAGCCTTAGCGGATGTAAGTATTTTAAATAATACGCAACTTGTTTCTAACAATGGAACCAATCTTAGTCCAAATGGTGCTGGGAATTATGATTTAGACTTAACTTATAGTGGAGATGCCTTAGCAAGTGTTGGTTTAGGAACTCCAAAAGTAGTTGTATTTGCTTTGCCAACTGAGTTACAAGGCAAGGTAGTTGGTGGAGCGACTGTTGCAATTGATGCTAAATTATTGCCAATTACACCAGCTCAATTACCAGGGTTGCCTTTATTAATTGGAACAGCAGAGACAGCCCTAACAACTTTAGATAATGCTGCTAACCTTGCAGGTCAAGGAACGGCGTTAGATCCAGTTATTGCGGCTTTTCAAGCAATTAAAACAGCTCAGAATTTTGGGAATTATCAAGAAACTTTACCTGGAGTTGTGTCACCTGATGGCAAATATATCAGTGTTAATTTTACAGATGGGTTAGGAAATTACGTAAAACAATTACTCAAAGGGTTATTTGACGCCCTACACAACGCAATTAATGCTGTTGCATTTACAGGCATAGCCGGTGTAACTTTAAATCCTCTTTTAGCAACTTTGAAAAATGCGTTGAATCCAATTTTCACAGTGGTCGATGGATTGCTTAATTTAACAGGTGAAGGTTTAAACAATTTAATCAGTGCTAGTTTATTAGCCGGAACTTCTTACAACGTTAAATTTGCAGTATCCCCACCAGGCACAGCTCAATCTAAAATTACAGCTGGGGCGATTAATACTTCTCTTATTTCAGCCGGAATTTTAGGTGATATTCAATCTGAAGGTGCAAGTGTAACCTTAAATTTTGCCAACCCAGCTTGGACAGCATACACAATCACCCCGCCAACTATTAACCCCGTTCATGTTGGAGATACAAGTTTAACTGGAACTGTAGCGTTAACTTCACCAATTCCGGCAGGCAGTACATTTAGTACTGTTGTGACATTACCAGATGGGTCAACAGCAACTGCTGTAGTAAATCCAGATGGTAGCTTTACAGTACCATTTGGCAGTTACATCCCTAAATCAAATGATAGTTTATCCACAGTGATTGAAGGAATCAATGGTGGCGTTACAAAAACAAGTACGCCAGTAACTACTACCGTCTTAGCAAATACAAGCCCAGGTTGGGATACCTATGTAGTAGCGCCTCCAGTAATTGATGCTGTTCATGCAGGCGATACTGAAATAACCGGTAAAACAACTTTGACAACACCAATTCCAACGGGAACCACTTTTACAACTATTATTACTTTAGCAAATGGCACCGAAGTCACAGCAACGATTAACCCAGATGGCACCTTTACCGTACCACTAGGAGCCAATGCAGTTACTGAAGGTGAAAGCTTATCTAGTATTGTTCAAGGAGCAAATGCAGGAGAAACAAAAAATAGCACGCCTGTTTTAACAACCGTCTTAGCAGCCTTACCAGATCCAGCATGGGCAGGTTACGTGATTGCATCCCCCGTTGTTGAACCTGTTTCAGTAGGAGATACAGAAATTACAGGAAAAGTAACTTTAACGACGCCAATTCCAAACGGTTCAACATTCACTGCTATCGTGACCTTAAAAGACGGCACAAAAGTGACTGCAACAGTGAATCCAGATGGCACCTTTACTGTTCCTTTAGGTAGTAACATCTTAACGGCAGGAGATATTCTTTCTACAATTATTCAAGGTGTGAACGGTGGAGTAATTAAAACTAGCACACCTGTTGAAACAACAGTTCTAGCAGAAGGTTGGAAAGACTATGTAGTTTCTACCCCTGTTGTGAATCCTGTTTATGTAGGCGATACAACTGTAACAGGAACCGTTGCATTAGCAACGCCAATCCCAGCTGGAACAACCTTTGAAGCCATTGTGACTTTACCAGATGGAACAAAAGTAACTGCAACAGTGAATCCAGATGGCACCTTTACAGCGCCTTTAGGCAGCTACATTCCTAAAGAAGGCGACACGATTTCAACAATTGTGGAGGCAACAAATAATGGGGAAACGAAAGACAGTACCCCAGTTGTCACAACAATTAAACCAGTATCAGAAAGTCCAGCATGGTTAAACTATGTAGTGGCAGCACCGGTATTAAACCCAATTCATGTGGGAGACACCACCTTAACTGGTAATGTTACATTGAATACCCCTATTCCAGAAGGAACTACTTTCTCAACAGTCGTTACTTTACCAGATAATACTAAATTAAATGCGATTATCGCGCCAAATGGTAGTATCACAGTTGCACTGAATGGATATGTTCCTAAATTAGGTGACACATTATCAACCATTGTAGAAGCAAAAAATGGAACAGCAACAAAAGACAGCACCCCAGTTGTTAGTGTCGTTCAAGCAACCTTACCAGATCCAGCCTGGGCAGGTTATACAGTGGCAGCTCCAGTTATTGATTCAATTCATGCAGGAGATACAGAAATTACAGGAAAGGTTACATTAACAGCTCCAATTCCACCAGGTTCAAGCTTTGCAACATTAGTAACATTACCAAATGGAAATGTCGTTCAAGCACCAGTGAATCCAGATGGTACTTTTACAGTAGCATTAGGAAGCAATACAGTAGCTGAAGGAGACATCTTATCAACAATTGTTCAAGGAAGCAATGGAGGAGTAATCAAAAATAGTACGGTAGTAGAAAGTACTGTTTTAGCTCCAATAGTTGATCCAGCCTGGGCAGGTTACGTGATTGCCTCCCCTGTTGTTGAACCTATTTCAGTAGGAGATACAGAAATTACAGGGAAAGTAACTTTAACAACGCCAATTCCAAACGGTTCAACATTCACTGCTATCGTGACTTTAAAAGACGGTACAAAAGTGACTGCAACAGTGAATCCAGACGGTACCTTTACTGTTCCTTTAGGTAGTAACACCTTAACGGCAGGAGATATTCTTTCTACAACCATACAAGGTGTCAACGGTGGAGTAATTAAAACTAGCACGCCAGTTGAAACAACAGTACTAGCAGAAGGTTGGAAAGACTACGTGGTTTCTACGCCAGTTGTAAATCCAATTTATGTAGGCGATACAGCCGTAACAGGAACTGTTGCGTTAGCAACACCAATTCCAGCAGGAACAACTTTTGAAGCCATTGTGACTTTACCAGATGGAACAAAAGTAACCGCAACAGTGAATCCAGATGGAACGTTTACAGCACCTTTAGGTAGTTACACACCTAAAGAAGGCGACACGATTTCAACGATTATTGAAGCAACAAATAATGGAGAAACGAAAGACAGTACCCCAGTTGTCACAACAATTAAACCAGTATCAGAAAGTCCAGCATGGTTAAATTATGTAGTGGCAGCACCAATGATTAATCCCATTCATGTGGGCGATACAACCATTACTGGAACGGTTCTATTGAACACGCCAATTCCAGCAGGAACAACATTTTCAACTATTATAACATTAACAAGTGGTACAAAAGTCACAGCAACGATTAACCCAGATGGCACCTTTACAGCTGCATTAGGCAATAACACTGTAGCTGAAGGAGATATTCTTTCCAGCATCGTGGAAGCAGTAAATGGAACAGCTACAAAAAATAGCACGCCTGTTTTAACAACCGTCTTAGCAGCCTTACCAGATCCAGCATGGGCAGGTTACGTGATTGCATCCCCTGTTGTTGAGACAGTTTCGGTTGGTGACACATCAATCAAAGGGAAAGTAACCTTAACGACGCCAATTCCAAACGGTTCAACATTCACTGCTATCGTGACTTTAAAAGACGGTACAAAAGTGACTGCAACAGTGAATCCAGATGGCACCTTTACTGTTCCTTTAGGCAGTAATACCTTAACGGCAGGAGATATTCTTTCTACAACTATACAAGGTGTCAACGGTGGAGTAATTAAAACTAGCACACCTGTTGAAACAACAGTCTTAGCTGCTGGTTGGAAAGATTATGTAGTTTCTACCCCTGTTGTGAATCCTGTTTATGTAGGCGATACAACTGTAACAGGAACCGTTGCGTTAGCAACGCCAATCCCAGCGGGAACAACCTTTGAAGCCATCGTGACTTTACCAGATGGAACAAAAGTAACCGCAACAGTGAATCCAGATGGCACCTTTACAGCGCCTTTAGGTAGCTACATTCCTAAAGAAGGCGACACGATTTCAACAATTGTGGAAGCAACAAATAATGGAGAAACGAAAGACAGTACCCCAGTTGTCACAACGATTAAACCAGTGTCAGAAAGTCCAACATGGTTAAATTATGTAGTGGCAGCCCCAGTTTTAAATCCAGTTCATGTGGGAGACACCACCTTAACTGATAAGGTTACATTGAATACACCAATTCCATTAGGAACGACATTTTCAACAATTGTGACTTTACCAGACAATACAAAAC carries:
- a CDS encoding AI-2E family transporter; the protein is MNKLKESRLFFWTIELLAFATLIFVSTKIGFLFAPIGTFVSTLFAPVLVAGFLYYIMNPLIQLLEKRLKIKRIWGILLVFIVLIVLFVLLVVNLIPNLLEQLTQLIQNFPAMMKEGQKQFNLLVERPELKNIDLQKYLNELNLSTSKFITGAFSGVTDSLLSIVGVVSSVTIVVITVPIVLFYMFKDGAKFPKAVQRFVPLKYKEEVGSLLTDVDRTLSSFISGQAIVCLYVAVCTSLGYWAIGLPYALLLGVIAGAMDIIPYLGPWLGVTPAILIAFTRSPFEALLVAIIVIVTQIGESNIVYPLVMGKSLDMHPLTIVFILLVAGNLAGLIGMILGIPLYAVLKIVLHHLYGMIDDRREIPLNREEIDEV
- a CDS encoding adhesive domain-containing protein: MSSQKNQSKKSKTNKKVFQKAVIVSAASVLLASPITPLFQDGHFIGFQEQTAQAALADVSILNNTQLVSNNGTNLSPNGAGNYDLDLTYSGDALASVGLGTPKVVVFALPTELQGKVVGGATVAIDAKLLPITPAQLPGLPLLIGTAETALTTLDNAANLAGQGTALDPVIAAFQAIKTAQNFGNYQETLPGVVSPDGKYISVNFTDGLGNYVKQLLKGLFDALHNAINAVAFTGIAGVTLNPLLATLKNALNPIFTVVDGLLNLTGEGLNNLISASLLAGTSYNVKFAVSPPGTAQSKITAGAINTSLISAGILGDIQSEGASVTLNFANPAWTAYTITPPTINPVHVGDTSLTGTVALTSPIPAGSTFSTVVTLPDGSTATAVVNPDGSFTVPFGSYIPKSNDSLSTVIEGINGGVTKTSTPVTTTVLANTSPGWDTYVVAPPVIDAVHAGDTEITGKTTLTTPIPTGTTFTTIITLANGTEVTATINPDGTFTVPLGANAVTEGESLSSIVQGANAGETKNSTPVLTTVLAALPDPAWAGYVIASPVVEPVSVGDTEITGKVTLTTPIPNGSTFTAIVTLKDGTKVTATVNPDGTFTVPLGSNILTAGDILSTIIQGVNGGVIKTSTPVETTVLAEGWKDYVVSTPVVNPVYVGDTTVTGTVALATPIPAGTTFEAIVTLPDGTKVTATVNPDGTFTAPLGSYIPKEGDTISTIVEATNNGETKDSTPVVTTIKPVSESPAWLNYVVAAPVLNPIHVGDTTLTGNVTLNTPIPEGTTFSTVVTLPDNTKLNAIIAPNGSITVALNGYVPKLGDTLSTIVEAKNGTATKDSTPVVSVVQATLPDPAWAGYTVAAPVIDSIHAGDTEITGKVTLTAPIPPGSSFATLVTLPNGNVVQAPVNPDGTFTVALGSNTVAEGDILSTIVQGSNGGVIKNSTVVESTVLAPIVDPAWAGYVIASPVVEPISVGDTEITGKVTLTTPIPNGSTFTAIVTLKDGTKVTATVNPDGTFTVPLGSNTLTAGDILSTTIQGVNGGVIKTSTPVETTVLAEGWKDYVVSTPVVNPIYVGDTAVTGTVALATPIPAGTTFEAIVTLPDGTKVTATVNPDGTFTAPLGSYTPKEGDTISTIIEATNNGETKDSTPVVTTIKPVSESPAWLNYVVAAPMINPIHVGDTTITGTVLLNTPIPAGTTFSTIITLTSGTKVTATINPDGTFTAALGNNTVAEGDILSSIVEAVNGTATKNSTPVLTTVLAALPDPAWAGYVIASPVVETVSVGDTSIKGKVTLTTPIPNGSTFTAIVTLKDGTKVTATVNPDGTFTVPLGSNTLTAGDILSTTIQGVNGGVIKTSTPVETTVLAAGWKDYVVSTPVVNPVYVGDTTVTGTVALATPIPAGTTFEAIVTLPDGTKVTATVNPDGTFTAPLGSYIPKEGDTISTIVEATNNGETKDSTPVVTTIKPVSESPTWLNYVVAAPVLNPVHVGDTTLTDKVTLNTPIPLGTTFSTIVTLPDNTKLNAVVAPDGSITVALNGYIPKLGDSLSTVVQAANGTATKDSTPVVSVVQATLPDPAWAGYTVSPPVIDSVHVGDTEITGSVNLTKPIPNGSSFTTLVTLPNGNVVQAPVNPDGTFTVALGSNLVAEGDVVSTIVQGINGGVTKDSPVVETTVLAALPDPAWGAYVIASPVVEPVSVGDTAITGKVTLTTPIPNGSTFTAIVTLKDGTKVTATVNPDGTFTVPLGSNTLTAGDILSTIIQGVNGGAIKTSTPVETTVLAEGWKDYVVSTPIVNPIYVGDTTVTGTVALATPIPAGTTFEAIVTLPDGTKVTSTVNPDGTFTAPLGSYIPKEGDTISTIVEATNNGETKDSIPVVTTIKPASESPAWLNYVVAAPVLNPVHAGDTTLTGNVTLNTPIPAGTTFKVVVTLPDGNKVNAVVGIDGNISVSLGSYTAVAGDTLSSVVEATNGTATKLSTPVTSIVQTALPDPAWATYTVAPPVVSPVHEGDTTITGKVTLTTPIPNGSSFTALVTLPNGTVIQAQVNPDGTFTVALGDNILKEGDSLSTIVQGINGGVTKDSTPVISIVEPSASETEWNNYVIAAPTINQVHEEDATLTGSELFSAPVPAGATFVAIVTLADGSTIEVPVSTTDGVISIPFGAKKVKKNDILSIVIRGTKAGVTKESLPTSTTVLASAWEDYVVSSPVIDPIHAGDKTITGSVTLNQPVPADTSFTAIVTLPDGTVITAPVDSNGHISVDLGDNELTSGEVTIVVEATHGGETKESTPVTSTILPNEAWDTYVITKPVINAIHVGDKFVTGKVTLNTPIPAGTVFTAIITLPDGSIIEGSVAEDGTFKAALTPITRAILSNYVLKVGDQVTALIKGVNGGEVKEGPSASTIVLAVDTNNPGTPVTPGKPGSGNGTGTTPGNTGTANGGKYTTTKANGKGSKGYQNNDNYPQTGEQNNSLFSYLGFLTLGSAALLFLRKKFAKK
- a CDS encoding MerR family transcriptional regulator, with amino-acid sequence MYKIGEFSKLSAISVRMLRHYNQLNLLNPQVIDTESGYRYYSSKQLKKVNKIQRLKELGFSLSEIKEMLSTENSIQEYFEKREKEVESELEKLVNQKKMLQRSIHDLKYKKEPLNYHVQLKYFPEQQVVSLKSNLPSYQEEGKLWGLLYEELAKEKVNLQQLGQHKAIFHDKEYKEKDVDVEIQASFKGEITLHSKVVQIKKEPTVKAATVVMNGSYHQVSYVTESIACWIEDHQYKIEGKMFTIYHVSPAQEEEVEKWVTEICFPII